Proteins encoded by one window of Halomonas sp. Bachu 37:
- a CDS encoding PA2779 family protein yields the protein MTKLRVYLTPLLIIALLAGSFSASAAPATISNDNTLISTQEALSADNSGAERERIHELLARADVQDQLLAHGVSMEEVHERVAALSDAEAHQMAEQLEQLPAGAGAVGALFAVFVILLITDILGLTDVYPFTR from the coding sequence ATGACGAAACTGCGCGTATATCTGACCCCGCTGCTGATCATCGCCCTGCTGGCCGGCAGTTTTTCCGCCTCGGCCGCACCGGCCACCATTAGCAACGACAATACGCTGATTTCGACCCAGGAAGCCTTGAGTGCCGATAATAGTGGTGCCGAGCGTGAACGTATTCATGAACTACTGGCCAGGGCGGATGTTCAGGATCAACTCCTTGCCCACGGAGTCAGCATGGAAGAAGTCCACGAACGTGTCGCCGCCCTGAGCGACGCCGAAGCCCATCAGATGGCCGAGCAACTGGAACAGCTTCCCGCTGGTGCGGGAGCCGTCGGGGCCCTCTTCGCCGTATTCGTGATCCTTCTGATTACCGATATCCTGGGCTTGACCGACGTCTATCCGTTTACGCGCTGA
- the holA gene encoding DNA polymerase III subunit delta, with the protein MKVFADQLPAALANKLPKVVIVAGEEPLQHRDACDAVRSAAREAGIEEREVLDVEANFAWGRLHEAAGNLSLFASSKLLELRMGKHALGQEGAKALAGYAERLSQREDILLISMGKLDARQQKSAWFKALDKHGLFVPVWPVDTSRLGYWLRDRGARHGLTLDMDAARLLGERTEGNLLAADQALQKLALLSPSGARITADTIAQGVEDSARYDVFTLTDACLKGEKARVSRIVYGLRSEGVEAPIVLWALSRELRTLLSLQQHLDQGQSFDHACKAQKPMIFDKRRPAYQKAISRLPLKRLHKLLLMAQRLDLAIKGAADIPTWQGLHDLAFTLAGGRGLLADSPATYRAR; encoded by the coding sequence GTGAAAGTCTTTGCCGATCAGCTTCCCGCCGCCCTGGCCAATAAGCTTCCCAAGGTGGTGATTGTCGCCGGTGAAGAGCCGCTGCAGCACCGCGATGCCTGCGATGCGGTTCGCTCCGCAGCTCGCGAAGCCGGCATCGAGGAGCGTGAAGTGCTGGACGTGGAAGCCAATTTCGCCTGGGGACGGCTGCATGAAGCGGCCGGTAACCTTTCGCTGTTCGCCTCCTCCAAGCTGCTGGAACTGCGTATGGGCAAGCACGCCCTGGGGCAGGAAGGTGCGAAGGCACTGGCAGGCTACGCCGAGCGTTTGTCGCAAAGGGAGGACATCCTGCTGATCAGTATGGGCAAGCTCGATGCCAGACAGCAAAAGAGCGCCTGGTTCAAGGCGCTGGATAAACACGGCCTGTTCGTGCCGGTATGGCCGGTGGACACCAGTCGGCTCGGGTATTGGCTGCGCGACCGCGGCGCACGCCATGGCTTGACGCTGGACATGGACGCAGCCCGGCTACTGGGGGAGCGTACCGAAGGCAATCTGCTGGCGGCCGACCAGGCGTTACAGAAGCTGGCGCTGCTTTCGCCATCTGGGGCGCGTATTACCGCCGACACGATCGCCCAGGGTGTCGAGGATAGCGCCCGCTATGATGTGTTCACCCTGACCGATGCCTGCCTGAAAGGCGAGAAAGCCCGGGTGTCACGCATCGTCTATGGGTTACGAAGCGAAGGCGTCGAGGCTCCCATTGTGCTGTGGGCCTTGAGCCGCGAACTGCGCACCCTGCTCTCGCTGCAGCAGCATCTCGACCAGGGCCAGAGCTTCGATCACGCCTGCAAGGCGCAGAAACCCATGATCTTCGACAAGCGGCGCCCGGCCTACCAGAAGGCTATCAGCCGCCTGCCGCTGAAGCGCCTGCATAAGCTGTTGCTGATGGCGCAACGCTTGGATCTTGCCATCAAGGGAGCGGCGGACATTCCCACCTGGCAGGGATTGCACGATTTGGCCTTCACGCTTGCCGGTGGACGAGGACTGCTGGCCGACTCCCCCGCCACTTACCGAGCACGATAA
- a CDS encoding GGDEF domain-containing protein — protein sequence MNTSNAFPTRRTRFTRWCLAAGFAVIAGVAALLIGLYVHHVRQQVGSDYTALVADIVRAQQLGPQLELALDNLVEQPTPQYLHQLNQLTWLAEQQLKSAQQGLERYPLLTRDYAYLQDDIYLLEQQLTELAELAPHARDRAALTELQQLGSNIEVNLAWIYSELNNLVHTAVGHQRLMSQRLAQAVTALVALVLLITAILLAAVLHLQRQRNTMQQLMLTDELTGLFNRRYLVATISNQLAQARRQHQPVSFMLMDLDHFKYINDTYGHPVGDEVLRRVTRRIAALSREIDTLARIGGEEFCLLMPNTSKEAAEQVAARIREEIAALPLDTVTATLGVTISIGLTTTENGEHTFEQLYSFADQALYQAKEKGRDRTETVLPPFPVGSSPSTRPPALHNYHQERHV from the coding sequence ATGAACACGTCCAATGCCTTCCCCACCCGGCGCACTCGATTCACTCGTTGGTGCCTGGCTGCGGGCTTTGCCGTGATTGCCGGGGTCGCCGCGCTGCTGATCGGTCTCTACGTGCATCATGTAAGGCAACAAGTCGGCTCCGACTACACTGCGCTGGTTGCCGACATCGTTCGCGCCCAACAGCTCGGCCCACAACTGGAGCTGGCATTGGACAACCTTGTCGAGCAGCCCACCCCCCAATACCTGCATCAACTCAATCAGTTGACATGGCTTGCCGAACAGCAGTTGAAGAGTGCGCAACAGGGACTGGAACGCTACCCGTTATTGACCCGCGATTACGCTTATCTGCAAGACGATATCTATCTGCTGGAACAGCAACTGACGGAACTGGCCGAGCTCGCCCCTCATGCCAGAGACCGCGCCGCATTGACCGAGTTACAGCAATTGGGGAGCAATATCGAAGTCAACCTGGCATGGATATACAGTGAGCTCAACAACCTGGTACATACCGCAGTGGGACATCAGCGCTTGATGAGCCAACGCCTCGCCCAGGCGGTTACCGCCCTGGTAGCTCTAGTACTGCTGATTACCGCCATCCTGTTGGCCGCAGTGCTTCATCTGCAACGCCAGCGTAATACCATGCAACAGTTGATGCTGACCGATGAACTGACTGGCTTGTTCAACAGGCGCTACCTGGTCGCCACGATTTCCAATCAACTAGCCCAGGCACGCCGCCAGCATCAGCCCGTGAGCTTTATGCTGATGGATCTGGATCACTTCAAGTATATCAATGATACTTATGGTCATCCGGTGGGAGATGAAGTCTTGCGGCGGGTAACTCGGCGTATTGCCGCACTGAGTCGTGAAATCGACACGCTGGCGCGCATCGGTGGTGAGGAGTTTTGTCTTCTCATGCCCAACACCAGCAAGGAAGCGGCGGAACAGGTCGCCGCTCGTATTCGCGAAGAGATCGCAGCACTGCCACTGGACACTGTCACAGCGACACTCGGGGTGACCATCAGCATCGGTCTTACCACGACGGAAAACGGTGAACATACATTCGAGCAGCTCTACTCCTTCGCTGACCAGGCGCTTTACCAGGCCAAGGAGAAAGGCCGTGATCGCACGGAAACCGTGCTACCCCCTTTTCCCGTCGGTAGTTCCCCCAGCACACGTCCGCCTGCTCTGCATAACTATCATCAAGAGCGCCACGTTTAG
- the sthA gene encoding Si-specific NAD(P)(+) transhydrogenase, whose protein sequence is MAVHHYDVVVIGTGPAGESAAINAAKHGKRVAVIEKQSQVGGNCTHWGTIPSKALRHQVKQIMQFNTNRMFRDIGEPRWFSFPKIMERCHDTIDKQVAMRTNFYARNRIDLFNGLAHFKDEHTVLVRDNHEGVEELVAPKIVIATGSRPYRPADINFRHPRIYCSDTILSLSHTPRTLIIFGAGVIGCEYASIFSGLGLKVDLINNRDSLLSFLDDEISDALSYHLRKHGVLIRHNEEYERVEGDETGVTVYLKSGKKLRADAFLWANGRTGNTDSLGLENIGLEANGRGQLHVDEHYRTTIPHIYAGGDVIGWPSLASAAYDQGLNSSNELLEKDFRFVSDVPTGIYTIPEISSFGANERELTEAKVPYEVAQAFFKDTARAQITGDTVGMLKILFHQDTLELLGIHCFGDQASEIVHIGQAIMQQKGQANTLKYFINTTFNYPTMAEAYRVAAQNGLNRVF, encoded by the coding sequence ATGGCAGTCCATCACTATGACGTAGTGGTTATCGGTACGGGACCGGCGGGGGAGAGCGCCGCTATCAACGCTGCCAAGCACGGCAAGCGCGTGGCCGTGATAGAGAAGCAGAGCCAGGTGGGGGGTAACTGTACTCATTGGGGAACGATCCCTTCCAAGGCGCTTCGCCACCAAGTCAAGCAGATCATGCAGTTCAATACCAACCGTATGTTCCGCGATATCGGCGAGCCGCGTTGGTTCTCGTTTCCCAAGATCATGGAACGTTGTCACGACACCATCGACAAGCAAGTGGCGATGCGTACCAACTTCTATGCACGCAATCGCATCGACCTGTTCAATGGGCTGGCACATTTCAAGGACGAGCACACGGTGCTGGTCCGCGATAACCACGAAGGCGTCGAGGAACTCGTTGCGCCCAAGATCGTTATCGCCACAGGCTCGAGGCCTTATCGCCCCGCCGATATCAACTTTCGTCACCCGCGTATCTACTGCTCCGATACCATCCTGAGTCTGTCGCATACACCGCGTACTCTGATCATCTTCGGTGCCGGTGTCATCGGTTGTGAATACGCTTCCATTTTCTCGGGACTGGGCCTCAAGGTCGACTTGATCAATAACCGTGATAGTCTGCTCTCGTTTCTGGATGACGAGATCAGTGATGCGCTTTCCTACCACTTGCGCAAGCATGGTGTGTTGATCCGCCATAACGAAGAGTATGAGCGAGTGGAGGGAGATGAAACCGGAGTCACGGTATATTTGAAATCGGGCAAGAAGCTGCGTGCCGATGCCTTCTTGTGGGCTAACGGTCGTACTGGTAATACCGATAGTCTGGGCCTGGAGAACATCGGCCTGGAGGCCAACGGGCGGGGTCAGCTACATGTGGATGAGCATTATCGCACCACGATTCCACACATCTATGCTGGCGGCGATGTCATTGGCTGGCCGAGTCTTGCCAGTGCTGCCTACGACCAGGGGCTCAACTCGAGCAATGAACTGTTGGAAAAGGACTTTCGGTTCGTGTCGGATGTGCCTACCGGAATCTACACCATACCGGAAATCAGCTCGTTCGGAGCCAACGAGCGTGAGCTGACGGAAGCAAAGGTACCTTACGAAGTTGCCCAGGCCTTTTTCAAGGACACGGCGAGAGCGCAGATTACCGGTGATACCGTGGGTATGCTGAAGATCCTGTTCCATCAGGATACCCTGGAGCTGCTGGGCATCCACTGTTTTGGCGACCAGGCGTCTGAAATCGTTCATATCGGTCAGGCGATCATGCAACAGAAAGGGCAAGCGAATACGCTCAAGTATTTCATCAATACCACCTTCAATTATCCCACCATGGCCGAAGCCTACCGGGTGGCGGCGCAGAATGGGCTCAACCGCGTTTTCTAG
- a CDS encoding Na(+)-translocating NADH-quinone reductase subunit C: MAQSNNSIKKILIVAFALCIVCSVIVSTAAVALRPLQQLNEELDRKTNILSVADLYEPGMDVEAAFAEVTPRVVDMRDGSYTDEFDPETFDHFQASRDPATGRTLSGDRDIAGLTRVENYATVYLVGNPDDPEQIILPIRGQGLWGLMRGFLSVEGDGNTIVGITYYEHSETPGLGAEVNNPRWQAQWEGKEIYDEEGSLNPAIHLTKGGASSEHEVDALSGATLTSNGVTNMLQFWLSEEGFGEYLATFRSGADQEDAQDTTTDFDDVEGA; encoded by the coding sequence ATGGCACAGAGCAATAACTCCATCAAGAAGATCCTGATAGTGGCGTTCGCACTGTGTATCGTGTGTTCCGTCATTGTCTCGACGGCTGCCGTGGCCCTGCGCCCCTTGCAGCAACTCAACGAAGAGCTGGATCGCAAGACCAATATCCTCAGCGTGGCCGATCTGTATGAGCCGGGCATGGATGTCGAGGCAGCTTTCGCGGAAGTGACTCCGCGCGTGGTGGATATGCGCGACGGCAGCTACACCGACGAATTCGATCCGGAAACCTTCGACCACTTCCAAGCTTCGCGCGATCCCGCCACTGGCCGGACGCTCTCCGGTGACCGTGATATCGCCGGCCTGACTCGGGTGGAAAACTACGCCACGGTTTATCTGGTAGGCAATCCGGACGATCCCGAGCAGATCATCCTGCCTATCCGCGGTCAGGGCCTTTGGGGCTTGATGCGTGGCTTCCTCTCAGTGGAAGGCGACGGCAATACCATCGTCGGCATCACCTACTACGAGCATAGCGAAACGCCGGGGCTGGGTGCGGAAGTCAACAACCCGCGCTGGCAAGCCCAGTGGGAAGGCAAGGAAATCTATGACGAAGAGGGCAGCCTGAACCCAGCGATACACTTGACCAAGGGCGGCGCCAGCAGCGAGCACGAAGTTGATGCGTTATCTGGCGCGACACTGACCAGTAACGGCGTAACCAATATGCTCCAGTTCTGGTTGAGTGAGGAAGGTTTCGGTGAGTATCTGGCCACGTTCCGTAGCGGCGCTGACCAGGAAGATGCTCAGGATACCACTACCGACTTCGACGACGTTGAAGGAGCCTGA
- the nqrF gene encoding NADH:ubiquinone reductase (Na(+)-transporting) subunit F, which yields MVDTTVILLGVVMFTVVVIGLVGVILAARSKLVSSGDVTIEVNGDPEHTLTTQAGGKLLNTLAANGIFLSSACGGGGSCAQCKCRVEEGGGSILPTEESHFTMREKKEGWRLSCQVPVKQDMKVEVPEEVFGVKKWECEVIANPNVATFIKELNLKLPEGEEVAFRAGGYVQLVAPPYDIKFSDFDIEEEYRGDWEKFDLFKTSHKNNEEVIRAYSMANYPEEKGILKFNIRIATPPPGTSHPPGLMSTYVFSLKAGDKVTVMGPFGEFFAKDTDAEMIFIGGGAGMAPMRSHIFDQLKRLKSDRKISFWYGARSWRETFYNEEYDQLAEEFPNFEWHLALSDPQPEDNWEGPTGFIHNVLYENYLKDHPAPEDCEYYMCGPPMMNASVIKLLLDLGVEPENILLDDFGG from the coding sequence ATGGTTGATACAACTGTCATCTTGCTTGGTGTGGTCATGTTCACCGTGGTCGTTATCGGCCTGGTAGGGGTGATCCTGGCGGCACGCAGCAAGCTCGTGAGTAGCGGGGATGTGACTATCGAGGTCAACGGTGACCCGGAGCACACCCTGACTACGCAAGCCGGCGGCAAGCTATTGAATACGCTGGCGGCCAACGGCATTTTTCTCTCTTCCGCCTGTGGCGGCGGCGGCTCCTGCGCACAGTGCAAGTGCCGCGTGGAAGAGGGCGGCGGCTCCATCCTGCCGACCGAAGAATCCCACTTCACCATGCGCGAGAAGAAGGAAGGCTGGCGCCTTTCCTGCCAGGTGCCGGTGAAGCAGGACATGAAGGTGGAAGTGCCGGAAGAGGTGTTCGGGGTCAAGAAGTGGGAGTGCGAAGTCATCGCCAACCCCAACGTGGCCACGTTCATCAAGGAATTGAACCTGAAGCTTCCTGAAGGCGAGGAAGTGGCGTTCCGTGCCGGCGGCTACGTGCAGCTGGTAGCGCCGCCCTACGATATCAAGTTCTCCGACTTCGATATCGAAGAGGAGTACCGCGGCGACTGGGAGAAGTTCGATCTATTCAAGACCTCCCACAAGAATAACGAGGAAGTTATTCGCGCCTACTCCATGGCGAACTATCCGGAAGAAAAGGGCATCCTCAAGTTCAATATCCGTATTGCCACGCCTCCTCCCGGTACCAGCCATCCGCCTGGTCTGATGTCGACTTATGTCTTCAGCTTGAAGGCGGGCGATAAAGTGACCGTCATGGGACCCTTCGGTGAATTCTTCGCCAAGGATACCGATGCGGAAATGATCTTCATCGGTGGTGGTGCAGGCATGGCACCGATGCGCAGTCATATCTTCGATCAGCTCAAGCGTCTCAAGAGCGATCGCAAGATTTCGTTCTGGTACGGTGCTCGCTCCTGGAGGGAAACCTTCTATAACGAAGAGTATGATCAGCTGGCCGAGGAGTTCCCCAACTTCGAATGGCACCTGGCGCTTTCCGATCCGCAGCCGGAAGACAATTGGGAAGGACCGACCGGATTCATCCACAACGTGTTGTACGAGAATTACCTCAAGGACCATCCGGCCCCCGAGGATTGCGAGTACTACATGTGTGGTCCGCCGATGATGAACGCCTCGGTGATCAAGTTGCTGCTTGATCTCGGGGTGGAACCGGAAAACATCCTTCTGGATGATTTCGGTGGTTGA
- the nqrE gene encoding NADH:ubiquinone reductase (Na(+)-transporting) subunit E has product MEHYISLFVASVFVENMALAFFLGMCTFLAVSKKVSSAFGLGIAVIVVLTVTVPVNNLVLTYLLDEGALTWTGIEGAENIDLSFLGLLSYIGVIAALVQIMEMFLDKYVPALYNALGVFLPLITVNCAILGGVLFMVERSYNFGEAVVYGFGAGTGWALAITALAGIREKLKYSDVPAGLQGLGITFITVGLMSLGFMSFSGIQL; this is encoded by the coding sequence ATGGAACACTATATAAGCCTTTTCGTTGCTTCGGTCTTCGTCGAGAACATGGCCTTGGCGTTCTTCCTCGGCATGTGTACCTTTCTGGCGGTTTCCAAGAAGGTCTCGTCGGCTTTCGGCCTGGGCATCGCGGTCATCGTGGTACTCACGGTTACCGTACCGGTCAACAACCTCGTCTTGACCTATCTGCTGGACGAAGGGGCGCTGACCTGGACGGGAATCGAAGGCGCGGAAAACATCGACCTGTCCTTCCTTGGGCTTCTCAGCTATATCGGTGTCATCGCGGCACTGGTGCAGATCATGGAGATGTTCCTCGACAAGTACGTTCCTGCGCTTTACAACGCCCTGGGTGTGTTCTTGCCGTTGATCACGGTGAACTGCGCTATCCTCGGTGGCGTACTGTTCATGGTGGAACGTAGCTACAACTTCGGGGAAGCCGTGGTGTACGGTTTCGGTGCCGGCACGGGCTGGGCTCTGGCGATCACCGCACTGGCGGGTATCCGCGAAAAGCTGAAGTACAGTGATGTGCCCGCCGGTCTCCAGGGGCTGGGCATTACCTTCATCACCGTGGGTCTGATGTCACTGGGCTTCATGTCCTTCTCCGGCATCCAGCTCTAA
- a CDS encoding NADH:ubiquinone reductase (Na(+)-transporting) subunit B, with product MMGIRQTLDSIEPHFHKGGKYEKLYPLYEAVDTIFYSPPSVAKTTAHVRDGIDLKRIMITVWLCTFPAMFFGMWAAGWQSNMAIDQGYASMEGWREAIMMTLAGSHDPGSHWSNFVLGATYFLPIYLVTFVVGGFWEVLFAIKRGHEVNEGFFVTSVLYALILPATIPLWQVALGITFGVVIGKEIFGGTGKNFLNPALTGRAFLYFAYPAQISGDEVWVAADGYTGATPLSLAFQDGMSALTSQYTWWDAFIGFLPGSVGEVSTLAILIGAAVLLWTRIASWRIMLGVFLGMVATSALFNLIGSETNSMFAMPWYWHLVVGGFAFGTVFMATDPVSASMTNQGRLIFGALIGVMTVLIRVVNPAFPEGIMLAILFANLFAPLIDHIFVQANIKRRVKRTGAPAEETA from the coding sequence ATGATGGGTATTAGACAGACACTCGATAGCATCGAGCCGCACTTCCATAAAGGTGGCAAGTACGAAAAGCTCTACCCACTTTATGAAGCGGTGGACACGATTTTCTACTCTCCACCCAGCGTGGCCAAGACAACCGCGCATGTGCGCGACGGGATTGACCTGAAGCGCATCATGATCACCGTCTGGCTATGTACTTTCCCGGCGATGTTCTTCGGTATGTGGGCGGCGGGCTGGCAATCCAACATGGCCATCGATCAGGGTTACGCCTCCATGGAGGGATGGCGCGAAGCCATCATGATGACTCTGGCCGGTAGCCACGATCCCGGTAGCCATTGGTCGAACTTCGTGCTCGGTGCGACCTACTTCCTGCCGATTTATCTGGTCACCTTTGTCGTGGGTGGCTTCTGGGAGGTGCTGTTCGCCATCAAGCGTGGCCATGAAGTCAACGAAGGTTTCTTCGTGACATCAGTGCTCTACGCCTTGATCCTGCCGGCGACGATTCCCCTCTGGCAAGTCGCGCTGGGTATCACCTTCGGGGTGGTGATCGGCAAGGAGATCTTCGGCGGTACCGGCAAGAACTTCCTCAACCCGGCATTGACCGGTCGTGCTTTCCTTTACTTCGCCTACCCGGCACAGATTTCCGGTGATGAGGTATGGGTGGCGGCGGATGGCTATACTGGGGCAACGCCCCTATCGCTGGCATTCCAGGATGGCATGTCCGCGCTGACCTCCCAGTACACCTGGTGGGATGCCTTCATTGGCTTTCTTCCCGGCTCCGTTGGTGAGGTTTCCACCCTGGCGATCCTCATCGGTGCGGCGGTGCTGCTATGGACGCGAATTGCCTCGTGGCGGATCATGCTGGGGGTATTCCTCGGGATGGTGGCGACCAGTGCGCTATTCAACCTGATCGGCTCCGAGACCAACTCCATGTTCGCGATGCCGTGGTATTGGCATCTTGTGGTGGGTGGCTTTGCCTTTGGCACGGTGTTCATGGCGACCGACCCGGTGTCGGCATCCATGACCAATCAGGGACGCTTGATATTTGGCGCCTTGATCGGCGTGATGACCGTATTGATTCGAGTCGTCAACCCGGCCTTCCCGGAAGGCATCATGTTGGCAATTCTGTTTGCTAACCTGTTTGCTCCGCTCATCGATCACATCTTTGTCCAGGCCAATATCAAGCGCCGTGTGAAACGCACTGGTGCTCCGGCCGAGGAGACTGCCTGA
- the nqrM gene encoding (Na+)-NQR maturation NqrM, which yields MTIWLLVLGFMLLGVAAMAVGVLMGRKPIAGSCGGLNQLGLKQGCDICGGKDEVCEEENRKRRLEERRRSDESRGADLGYDATRR from the coding sequence ATGACGATTTGGTTATTGGTTCTAGGGTTCATGTTGTTGGGCGTCGCGGCCATGGCAGTAGGTGTGCTCATGGGGCGCAAGCCGATCGCTGGTTCCTGCGGTGGGCTGAACCAGCTGGGGCTCAAGCAGGGCTGTGATATCTGTGGTGGCAAGGACGAGGTCTGTGAAGAAGAGAATCGTAAGCGCCGCCTCGAAGAAAGACGCCGCAGTGACGAGAGTCGCGGCGCGGATCTGGGGTACGATGCCACCCGGCGGTAA
- a CDS encoding NADH:ubiquinone reductase (Na(+)-transporting) subunit D, which yields MADATAKGVLTTPIFRNNPIALQILGICSALAVTTSMSVSLVMALAVIFVTAFSSLFVSLIRNHIPSAIRIIVQMTIIASLVIVVDQVLKAFAYEMSKQLSVFVGLIITNCIVMGRAEGFAMSNTPSMSFLDGVGNGLGYGFILLVVGFFRELLGAGSVFGFTLLPTVQDGGWYLPNGLLLLPPSAFFIIGLLIWVMRSLDTEQIEASEFEMKENTKPKEAV from the coding sequence ATGGCAGACGCAACCGCAAAAGGCGTTTTGACAACGCCAATCTTCAGGAATAACCCCATCGCCTTGCAGATACTGGGTATCTGCTCGGCCTTGGCGGTAACCACGAGCATGAGTGTATCGCTGGTCATGGCGCTGGCGGTTATTTTCGTCACGGCATTCTCCAGCCTGTTCGTCTCATTGATTCGGAACCACATTCCGTCCGCGATTCGTATCATCGTGCAAATGACGATCATCGCCTCCCTGGTTATCGTGGTTGACCAGGTACTCAAGGCGTTCGCCTACGAAATGTCCAAGCAGTTGTCGGTTTTCGTCGGGTTGATCATTACCAACTGTATCGTCATGGGACGCGCCGAAGGCTTCGCCATGTCCAATACGCCCAGCATGTCGTTTCTCGACGGTGTGGGTAACGGCCTTGGCTATGGTTTTATCCTGCTGGTGGTCGGTTTCTTCCGCGAATTGCTGGGCGCGGGTAGCGTATTTGGCTTCACCTTGCTGCCGACCGTTCAGGACGGTGGCTGGTACTTGCCGAACGGGCTGCTGCTGTTGCCGCCCTCCGCGTTCTTCATCATCGGCCTGTTGATCTGGGTGATGCGCTCGCTGGATACCGAGCAGATTGAAGCCAGCGAGTTCGAGATGAAGGAAAACACCAAGCCGAAGGAGGCTGTGTAA
- a CDS encoding PA2778 family cysteine peptidase, whose translation MSRLYYARSAGVLLILALLTGCATAVHLQDTTLRSLPQQVLLVDVPFHAQSEYQCGPASLAMVLNHRDIDTTVEELIPQVFLPGRDGSLQPEMLATTRRHAKVAFPIDASMDALLKEVAAGHPVVVMQNLALPAWPMWHYAVAIGYDLQKQEIILHSGENREHSMAFSRFDATWARSDRWGFIVLPPGELPSDTAPYRAMDAISSFEEVQGARAALPSWLALSTAYPDFAMGHFARGNALYATNSVSSAQRAFRRAIQEDDSLGAAWLNLGLLQAQQGEHDEALESLHQAAAIPGPWQSRARQTLEASGDFNKSP comes from the coding sequence ATGTCGCGACTTTACTACGCCCGTTCTGCGGGCGTTTTGCTTATTCTGGCCTTGCTAACCGGGTGTGCCACCGCCGTACATCTGCAGGACACCACGTTACGCTCGCTGCCCCAGCAGGTTCTACTAGTGGATGTGCCGTTTCATGCCCAGAGCGAATATCAGTGTGGCCCCGCATCACTGGCCATGGTGCTCAATCACCGTGATATCGACACCACGGTGGAAGAGCTGATTCCCCAGGTCTTCCTGCCGGGTCGCGATGGTAGCTTGCAACCCGAGATGCTGGCAACGACACGCCGGCACGCCAAGGTAGCCTTTCCCATTGATGCCTCGATGGATGCCTTGCTGAAGGAAGTTGCAGCAGGTCATCCGGTGGTTGTGATGCAAAACCTCGCCCTACCAGCCTGGCCCATGTGGCATTACGCCGTGGCAATCGGCTATGACCTACAAAAACAGGAGATCATCCTGCACAGCGGGGAGAACCGCGAACACAGCATGGCGTTCAGCCGTTTCGATGCCACCTGGGCACGCAGCGACCGGTGGGGGTTCATCGTCCTACCCCCGGGCGAGCTTCCGAGCGATACCGCACCATACCGAGCCATGGACGCCATCAGCTCATTTGAAGAAGTGCAAGGCGCGCGAGCTGCATTACCCAGCTGGCTAGCGCTCAGTACCGCCTATCCCGACTTCGCCATGGGCCATTTCGCGCGGGGTAACGCCCTGTATGCCACGAACTCAGTGTCTTCAGCGCAGCGAGCGTTTCGTCGTGCTATACAAGAAGACGATTCACTCGGTGCCGCCTGGCTGAATCTGGGGCTGTTGCAAGCACAACAAGGCGAGCATGACGAAGCGCTTGAATCCTTGCATCAAGCCGCCGCCATTCCCGGCCCTTGGCAATCCCGCGCCAGACAAACACTCGAAGCTTCAGGCGACTTTAATAAGTCGCCTTAA